ATCCCATAACTTTCTGTTTGTGATTTCAGCATACCCTGTACACAGCTGCTTCTTGCTCTAAAAATCTGAAATCCAAGTAAGAGATTGATAAAACCCCTTTCCTAGAGCAGCAGCGATTTGTTTGTATCCAGAGCATGATGGTAAAATGTGACATGGGCAACAGGGCACCGAGTGCCTTAGTTTGAGCCCTAAATATTGGCACGGGGCACCCTGTAGCATCCTCATTGATTCAGAAGGTGCCGGACCCCTCTGTGTTGGACGTTTCCAGACACAACAAATGAAGACATCTGCTGGGGAAACAACTACACACATGATTCCAAGGATGGGGCTATATCGGGACCTGCCCAAAAATTTAGAAGCCTCCTGATTTCCTCCAGTTTGGGCTTCCAGTGCTTCTGCCCACTCACATTTGGTGCAGGTTGTGTGAACTGAGCGTCTAGAACCCCACCATTCTAGGTACGGGCTTGTGTTTTCAGGCACTGCCACGACTGGTAAGAGTCAAGAGGCATCACCCATGCTTGGACACGTGCCGAGCTAGGTTTGCACACCCGTTCAGTTCCCCCAAAGCACAGTCACAACACGCTGAACAGAAGAGCAACCCACACCTTCCTACCAAGTTGCTTCCCCAACAGCAAAACCCATCTTGCCTGGAAGTCACTCCCAAAGCAACGACACAAAGACATCACGAATGTTCTCTGCAATTTATTGAGAATGGCAACATCCCAAGGAAGTAGGGCATACcacaaacagaagaggaagggaggtGGGGACAGTACATCTCGTTCCATGTCACAAGGGGGGCTGGCACTGAAGAGCAAGCTTTGTTCTCCTTAGAAGAAGTCCACGTCTGAGTGAGGTCTTGTCAGGTGTGACGGAGAGCAAGGACCAGTGGAACTGGAAGCCACTGCTCCAGAGAGAGCTCCTGCTTACAGCACACCCGGGGCTCCcaggtgagccaagctgccCAGATGCTCCACCCTGGGGCACGCAATCCCTCTGGCCACCGGCCGAGAAGATGCTCCCTCCCGGCTCGGCCAAGGCAGGAGTCCCGCTTGCCCCACATCTACCCTCAGCCCAAACACCAGTGAATGGAAGCAGCAGGATGTACCGCATGCAGAAGCACCCCAGGGCTACGGCCATCGAGGAAGGGACACGAGGACAGAGGGGGAAAGAGGAGTTTTATACACGTTTGCCACGAGGCAGCCAGAAATGTACAACACAGCGAGAAAGGCAGAGCATTTCCCTCCTGCAAATCAGCTCTCCGTGCTGGGCATCCCCAGGtgagacttttctttctttgctcatCGGTGATTTCATCACTGGGCTTGGGACATGGCGTTGCCACAGACCGCGCCAGGTAGACGCGCTGGTCCGTGGCGGGCCGTGAGGGTCACAGTTTGTTTCATTGCAGGACACCGGAGCTGGGTTTAAggaggctgggctgctgctgggagaaggtAGGAGATGCTTCTTTCCTTGTTCAAGCTGGCCTCGGGGCTCAGAATTTCACGCCAGAAGATTTGACGGAGGTGGTCGTGACACATCTCCGTACGGAGGACGATCCCCCGCCGGAGCTGAAGTTGCCGCCTCCAGAGCCGCACAACCTTCCGCTTCCGGAAGAGAAGCCACCGCTGTACATTCCTCCTCCCATTCCACAGCTGCCGCCTATGCTTCCTCCTCCAAAGCTTCCTCCTACTCCACATACGCCTCCTCCCATTCCTCCGCCCATGCCGCTGCCGCCTCCGAAGCCTCCTCCGATGCCGCTGCCACCTCCAAAGCCTCCTCCCATGCCTCCTCTGCCTCCGGAGATGGTGGTCTTGCCTACCACAGCTGGAAGAGAAGCACAGGTTACACACCCATTACGTACCCGTAACATACTGGCAGGTTGTATCTCCAAACAGACATGGTCTGCTACTGCTTCATGAGGAAACAAATGCAGATACTTACAGACATTGACGTTGGACATGCCATCGTTGCACAGCCTGTGAGGGAAAACAGGACCAGTTAATCCTACCAGAAGTGCACATTTCTTCAGCTgagaatttccctttttttcatagaatcctagaatggtttagattggaagggacctttaaagaccGTCCAGTCCAACCCcttgcaatgagcagggacagcttcaaccagatcaggttgcttcgagtcccatccaacctgaccttgaatctttccagggatggggcatctacaacttcgctgggcaacctgtgctagtgtttcaccaccctcagcataaaaaatttctttcttttctacaagTTATATATTCTCTATTCTTTCTGAATTTCCcaattattctttaaaagaaatcaacagCCTTGAATTTGACATTCTTAGAAGAAATATGGAAATCATTTCTGCTTAAGGGTCAGAATTAGAGCATGAGTGgtatgaaatttatttttaaagtgcatgCAAAAATTTGACTTACAGTATAATCTGTCAAGAATTCGGCCAAAGAGATACAAAGAGAGTGAGATACctgttctcctctccctccagtAGCTTCCTGTACATGGCAATCTCAACGTCCAGGGCAATCTTGATGTTCAGCAGCTCCTGGTACTCCTTCAGCAAACGAGCCAGCTCCTCCTTGTCTTTGCTCAGGGCACACTCCAGCTCTTCCAGTTTCCTTCTGGCATCCTTGAGGGCCATCTCACCCCGTTCCTCGGCCTCGGCAATGGCTGACTGCAGCTGATGgttctgagaaaaagaaaaagaagagtggTTTTGCAGTTACCTTCTGCACAGCCTCCACTGGAGCAGCCCCTAGGGCACAAACTGGGTGGAAAATTGAGAGGAGCCACCAATCTCCTCCAAAGGACCTGAAGTTCAATCAATACATTGCCCACCCACTATCCTTAGCTCACCACCCAGCTCAGGTGTGACCCATTACCCAGCAAAATGCTGAGGAACCCCTACCTGCTTCTTCACGTTCTCAATCTCAGCCCGCAGCCTCTGGATGTTCCTGGTCAACTCTTGGATCTCTATCTTGGTGTTGCGGAGGCTGTCCCCATGCCTTccagcagtgctctgcagctctTCATACTGACAGCATGGAGACAAAGCAACCCATCAGTGACACAACCTATCCAGAACTCAGGTGGTTCCCATGCCCTGTGGCGAGGGAGGCAGCGATTTGTCCCAAGTGCCTTGACTTCTTCCCAACTCACCCGGCTCTGGTACCAAGCCTCAGCTTCAGCCCGGCTGTTCTGAGCAATCTGCTCGTACTGACGCCTGACCTCCTCGATGATGCTTTCCAGATCCAGGTGACGGTTGTTGTCCATGGACACCACCACGGACAGGTCCCGGCTGATTGTCTGCATCTGAGACAGTTCCTGCAACAAGACAGGCAGCTCAAGTGATTCTCAAGCCTAAATCCATATGGATATCCAGTACAACCTCAGTGTCTTTGGCCACCACACACCTCATTGCAACTCCATCCATCCCAGGGGAAGGGAGAGCTCTTACCTCCTCGTAGATGCACCTCAGGAAGTTGATTTCATCGGTCAGAGCTCCCACCTTGGCTTCCAACTCTACTTTAGCCATGTAGGCACAGTCCACGTCCTAAAGGAGACATCACACGGATAGACAACGGCTCCCTCccatcccagcagagctggtggcacCCAATGCCTCCTGTTGGAAGCTGCCCATTTGGTGCTGCCTCCTTCCAACACCTTTGCAGCCTGTCCCCTCGCACCCCTCTCTCCTGCTTCCTCTGTGACTCACCTTCTTGAGCACCACAAACTCGTTCTCAGCAGCGGTGCGCCTGTTGATTTCCTCTTCATACCTGTTGAAGGGGACAAGACAAGATGAGTCTCCTGGACTGCTCCTCAGCTAGCCAGCCAGCAGAGCCCCGCTTCCCTCCAGGGCATTTCTACAGAGGGAAGGCAGCGTGGGAATCTCCAAGGTGGCTTAGCTCTCCTGTCTTGGTGCTCACTTCTTCCTTACTCTGTCACTGCACTTACTTGGTTTTGTACTCCTCAACGTATTGGCGCATGTTCTGCAGCTCCGACTCCAGCTGTCCCCTCTGTCCCAGGAGAGAGTCTAGCCTCCTCCTCAGGTTCTGGATGTAATTTTCAAAGATGACATCGAGGTTCTTCCTTGGCCCCAAAGGCCCTTGCTGTTGGAGGAGCTCCCACTTGGTGGAGAGGACCTTGTTCTGTTGCTCCAGGAAGCGGACCTGAAAGCCCACAAAGAGGGTTGTGAGATATTCACCCAGGGAGAAATCGCATTACTCAAACCTCCTGCTTTTTGGGACGCCATAGGAATCATTTCCCAAATACCCAACTATGACTCATTTAAACATCCAAGCTCCTAAAGTGCATGACAAGCATCATTAAATTTTGAGTCATTCTAAACCTCTCACTTTGGGACAAAAAGGGGTTGCCAAGAGAAAACACCACCCTCATTTTCCATAGCATCAGCTTTGGACATTGCTATCATCTTTGCAGTAGTGGCATCAAtaaaacaattatatttttcatctaactatacataaatacatacattgTCCTACAAGGGAttctgttttgggggggtttatCTATTTGAAATAATCATAGAAAGCTTGTTAACACTCTTATGTTTGTAGAATCAGTTCCTTGAAAAGAAGGTTTCATCATAATTA
Above is a window of Balearica regulorum gibbericeps isolate bBalReg1 chromosome 29, bBalReg1.pri, whole genome shotgun sequence DNA encoding:
- the LOC142598637 gene encoding keratin, type II cytoskeletal 6C-like translates to MSRQSVCRSFGGGSRRGYSSCSAIGGGFGGGGGRSRISYSSYSSSRGGGGGGHCGGFSSRSLHNIGGSRRITVGGCYGGGGYGGRMGGFGGGYGGGMGGFGGGMSCGGMGGFGGGMGGFGGGIVGGGMGGFGGGMGGGGMGGFGGPGFPGGIHPVQVDSSLLRPVHVEIDPQIQQVKNQEKEQIKTLNNQFASFIDKVRFLEQQNKVLSTKWELLQQQGPLGPRKNLDVIFENYIQNLRRRLDSLLGQRGQLESELQNMRQYVEEYKTKYEEEINRRTAAENEFVVLKKDVDCAYMAKVELEAKVGALTDEINFLRCIYEEELSQMQTISRDLSVVVSMDNNRHLDLESIIEEVRRQYEQIAQNSRAEAEAWYQSRYEELQSTAGRHGDSLRNTKIEIQELTRNIQRLRAEIENVKKQNHQLQSAIAEAEERGEMALKDARRKLEELECALSKDKEELARLLKEYQELLNIKIALDVEIAMYRKLLEGEENRLCNDGMSNVNVSVVGKTTISGGRGGMGGGFGGGSGIGGGFGGGSGMGGGMGGGVCGVGGSFGGGSIGGSCGMGGGMYSGGFSSGSGRLCGSGGGNFSSGGGSSSVRRCVTTTSVKSSGVKF